One Polyangiaceae bacterium DNA window includes the following coding sequences:
- a CDS encoding TolC family protein → MGASSVFLAANPSFAANQDETFQAAATTDGEPLPDIERVLNLAKEAAPDVVSARMYVGVANASYAGARLAPFDNPYLEVFTDRGRGGATRDLTVQANLWIPIEVSGQRARRIAEVDALVAWQRANVESAKFAASGDAVRAYGMALVTASRVSVLEDIVSVARAEAELYAARLAGGDATLQDERLASVELGRTTILLEESRADMARALASLARVTGRLFSVPTGTAVLPPPPTKRIDAASAERLADSSAHVRAKAQEADYFARARDRASVTSHAPVNVIVTAGRGDLGEARFGGGLSWTFPILRRNQGEQSRADAERTRALAEADVQRRVLGAVLRGLDKEREEVRKALDVLDKLTDPAAHDAVEAAVATRAAGKGDTLRVLTARRDLAMVRLRKLDLVAREWSIVADIVALTGELP, encoded by the coding sequence ATGGGTGCATCGAGCGTTTTTCTCGCAGCAAACCCCAGTTTCGCAGCAAACCAGGACGAGACGTTCCAAGCGGCGGCGACGACCGATGGCGAACCGTTACCAGACATCGAACGTGTATTGAATCTCGCAAAAGAAGCCGCGCCAGACGTCGTGAGCGCCAGGATGTACGTGGGCGTCGCAAATGCATCCTACGCGGGCGCTCGGCTTGCCCCATTCGATAACCCGTACCTCGAAGTGTTCACCGATCGCGGGCGCGGGGGCGCGACGCGAGACCTGACGGTGCAAGCCAATTTATGGATTCCCATCGAGGTGTCGGGTCAGCGTGCAAGGCGCATCGCGGAAGTCGACGCGCTCGTCGCTTGGCAGCGTGCAAACGTGGAATCGGCAAAGTTCGCGGCATCAGGCGATGCGGTGCGGGCCTATGGCATGGCATTGGTCACTGCGTCGCGTGTGAGCGTGCTCGAAGACATCGTCAGCGTCGCGCGCGCGGAGGCCGAACTGTATGCCGCGCGGCTCGCCGGCGGGGATGCCACGCTGCAAGACGAACGCTTGGCCAGCGTGGAGCTGGGACGAACGACCATTTTGCTCGAGGAAAGCCGAGCCGATATGGCGCGAGCTTTGGCAAGCTTGGCGCGCGTGACGGGCCGACTGTTCTCCGTGCCCACGGGGACCGCCGTGCTTCCGCCGCCACCGACGAAACGTATCGATGCCGCGTCGGCCGAACGGCTCGCGGACAGCTCGGCGCACGTGCGGGCCAAGGCCCAAGAGGCCGACTACTTCGCTCGGGCGCGCGACCGAGCGTCCGTCACGTCGCATGCGCCGGTCAACGTCATCGTGACGGCCGGACGCGGTGACCTCGGCGAAGCGCGTTTCGGAGGTGGCCTGTCGTGGACGTTCCCCATTCTGCGGCGAAACCAGGGCGAGCAGTCGCGCGCGGATGCAGAACGAACGCGCGCGCTCGCCGAAGCGGACGTGCAGCGCAGGGTGCTCGGTGCCGTGCTGCGCGGACTCGACAAGGAGCGCGAGGAAGTGCGCAAAGCGCTCGACGTCCTCGACAAGCTCACCGACCCCGCCGCGCATGACGCCGTCGAAGCCGCCGTCGCAACGAGAGCAGCCGGCAAGGGCGACACGCTTCGAGTGCTCACGGCTCGCCGAGATCTCGCCATGGTGCGCCTGCGCAAGCTGGACCTCGTGGCCCGCGAGTGGTCCATCGTCGCCGATATCGTCGCGCTTACCGGAGAATTGCCATGA
- a CDS encoding efflux RND transporter periplasmic adaptor subunit, which produces MTDLTSDPTLPDANHEAPPDADTSNPTAIAEKPQRNRMRWALRLVAVLVVVAGAFIMFGKPDPPRAPAIVPDIPRVEGKTIVISASFRARAGIEIEEVKQAPLVPKLRLVGTVDFDPNHVAAVGTRIRGLVRKLNKIEGDKVSKDDVLAEIESAELGEAQAQVVVADAHAKAAAINESRERDLAERNLTTAREYEVATATRKEQKALLHAARQRVTALSGGAASPFGVYMLRAPLAGTVVERHISPGQSVDDHLVAFRVANLDHLWVDLAVFESNLDAIHKDDPVEITRAGKDDEPIVGRIAHVGEIVDKFTRTAEVRVAVANEKRLLRPGQSVTATVRASGPARTMLTVPMTAITYIDGNPMVFLAVVDDRVVPTPVVLGPNDGQLQGIESGLSEGQRVVSRGVFALKSELYR; this is translated from the coding sequence ATGACAGACCTGACGAGCGATCCCACCCTTCCCGACGCAAATCACGAAGCGCCGCCGGATGCCGATACCTCGAATCCGACGGCCATTGCGGAAAAACCCCAGCGCAACCGTATGCGCTGGGCGCTCCGGTTGGTCGCCGTGCTCGTCGTCGTCGCCGGTGCATTCATCATGTTCGGCAAACCGGATCCCCCTCGGGCACCCGCAATCGTGCCGGACATCCCCCGCGTCGAAGGCAAGACCATCGTCATTTCGGCATCCTTCCGCGCTCGAGCCGGCATCGAAATCGAAGAAGTGAAGCAAGCGCCGCTCGTGCCGAAGCTGCGCCTCGTGGGCACCGTCGACTTCGACCCGAACCACGTCGCCGCCGTCGGCACGCGCATTCGAGGGCTCGTACGCAAACTCAATAAAATCGAAGGCGACAAAGTCTCCAAGGACGACGTGCTCGCGGAAATCGAGAGCGCCGAGCTTGGTGAAGCCCAAGCGCAGGTCGTCGTCGCCGATGCGCATGCGAAAGCCGCGGCCATCAATGAATCGCGTGAGCGGGACCTTGCGGAACGAAACTTGACCACCGCGCGCGAATACGAAGTCGCAACCGCAACGCGCAAAGAGCAGAAAGCGCTCCTCCACGCAGCTCGTCAGCGCGTCACCGCATTGTCCGGGGGCGCCGCGAGCCCCTTCGGCGTGTACATGTTGCGCGCACCTCTCGCAGGAACCGTCGTCGAACGGCACATCTCCCCCGGCCAATCCGTCGACGATCACCTCGTCGCGTTTCGCGTGGCAAACCTCGACCACCTCTGGGTCGACCTCGCTGTCTTCGAAAGCAACCTCGACGCCATTCACAAAGACGACCCCGTCGAAATCACGCGCGCCGGCAAAGACGACGAACCCATCGTCGGACGCATCGCCCACGTAGGCGAAATCGTCGACAAGTTCACTCGCACGGCCGAGGTCCGCGTTGCGGTCGCCAACGAAAAACGCCTCCTGCGACCAGGCCAATCCGTCACCGCCACCGTGCGCGCTTCGGGACCGGCTCGCACCATGCTCACCGTTCCCATGACCGCCATCACCTACATCGATGGCAATCCCATGGTCTTCCTTGCCGTCGTCGACGATCGCGTCGTCCCCACGCCCGTCGTGCTCGGTCCGAATGATGGGCAATTGCAAGGAATCGAATCAGGCCTCTCCGAAGGGCAACGCGTCGTCAGCCGCGGCGTCTTCGCCTTGAAGAGCGAACTTTACAGGTGA
- a CDS encoding efflux RND transporter permease subunit, with the protein MLSKIVLASIRLRTMMLVLLVLLFGAGAVAVKKLPIDAMPDVSTIQVSVLTSAKGLSAVEVERTVTIPVENALNGVPGGIELRSVSRGGLSAVTVVFNDATDVWFARQLVLERVRAVERELPASAETPELGPVSSGLGEIFQFVVRSEQHSPMQLRTLLDWEIVPKLRSVPGVIEVNTMGGELKQFQVIVDRARLEAHHMSVQDVIEALRAANVNVGGGYLERREESFTVRGQGMLQNEQDIADVVLRAGADGAPVLVKHVADVEIGAALRYGVITHGGEREAVTGIVMMLLGANSREVVSAVGTRVDEIRGQLPPGVTLDTVYDRADFVGRTIGTVLKNLAEGVLVVTIVLALFLGTLRGALAVVLGIPASMTIALLGMHAFGVTGDLMSLGAIDFGFLVDGPIVMLEAVIAVVAGKKLAGDARARAYAEAAQNVARPVAFAVAIIMLVYVPLLFLEGIEGKMFRPMALTMACALFGALVYSLVFFPAVLVTLVPPASGHGPRWMEWITAYYERNVKRLVAWRWPLVGASAIALVVTGMVFAKSGAEFVPRIFEGDAVVTIRRAPSISLEQALELDFKAEKVLHEFPEVVTTLGMTGRAEVAIDPVGNDNTDILVRLRPPKEWKTADNFDDLSAAFKDAIESKVPGTFVSVSQPIEDRTNEMISGSRADVSIKIVGTDVEELATVADQIGNRMKTIRGSGDVRVERILGQPVISATADRARMAKYGVKVEDAFTVIAAARKGVRVGDIYEDQRKFELRVLNPLREPTAAALGELFVETSNGKSVPLREVVKLTEGDGVSSIRRQDRERTVRVDVNLRGRDLISWVAEAKEVLARDVPLKTGYRVEWGGQFENFERAQARLAILVPVVVAIIFGMLLWMFQNVRLALSVFVMVPLSLIGGMLGLLARGLPFSLSAAVGFIALGGVAVLNGVVLASEVRTRLLARQPLDVAVTSGAVAVVRAVLTTAAVAAFGFMPMALATSAGAEVQRPLATAVIFGMFLGTILTLAVLPGVLRIALAGDRLEGRAADPSRADADPAPAAARSAAR; encoded by the coding sequence ATGCTGTCGAAAATCGTCCTCGCTTCCATTCGCTTGCGGACGATGATGCTCGTCCTGCTCGTCCTGCTCTTCGGTGCGGGCGCCGTCGCCGTCAAAAAGCTCCCCATCGACGCGATGCCGGACGTGTCGACCATTCAGGTATCCGTACTCACGTCCGCAAAGGGCCTCTCGGCCGTCGAAGTCGAGCGAACGGTCACGATTCCCGTCGAGAATGCGCTGAACGGCGTTCCCGGTGGCATCGAGCTGCGAAGCGTATCGCGTGGAGGTTTGTCCGCGGTCACCGTCGTCTTCAACGACGCAACCGACGTCTGGTTTGCCCGCCAATTGGTGCTCGAACGCGTCCGCGCCGTAGAGCGCGAATTGCCCGCGTCCGCGGAAACGCCCGAGCTGGGTCCGGTTTCGTCGGGGCTCGGCGAAATCTTCCAATTCGTGGTTCGCAGCGAACAACATTCGCCCATGCAGCTTCGCACGCTGCTCGATTGGGAAATCGTCCCGAAGCTCCGAAGCGTCCCCGGCGTCATCGAAGTGAACACGATGGGCGGCGAGCTGAAGCAATTTCAGGTCATCGTCGACCGCGCGCGGCTCGAGGCGCACCACATGAGCGTGCAAGACGTCATCGAAGCCTTGCGCGCGGCAAACGTCAACGTGGGCGGAGGCTACTTGGAGCGCCGTGAGGAGTCGTTCACGGTGCGAGGCCAAGGCATGCTCCAAAACGAGCAGGACATTGCCGACGTCGTCCTGCGCGCGGGCGCCGATGGTGCGCCGGTGCTCGTCAAGCACGTGGCCGACGTGGAGATCGGTGCGGCGCTTCGTTATGGCGTCATCACGCACGGCGGCGAGCGTGAAGCCGTCACCGGCATCGTCATGATGCTGCTCGGCGCAAACAGCCGCGAAGTCGTGTCGGCCGTCGGCACCCGTGTCGACGAAATCCGTGGACAGCTTCCCCCCGGCGTGACGCTCGACACCGTGTACGATCGCGCCGATTTCGTCGGGCGCACCATTGGTACCGTCCTGAAAAACCTCGCCGAAGGCGTCCTCGTCGTCACCATCGTCCTCGCGCTTTTCCTGGGAACGCTCCGCGGCGCGCTCGCCGTCGTGCTCGGCATTCCCGCATCCATGACCATCGCGCTCCTCGGAATGCATGCCTTCGGCGTCACCGGTGACCTCATGTCCCTCGGCGCCATCGACTTCGGATTCCTCGTCGACGGCCCCATCGTCATGCTCGAAGCCGTCATCGCCGTCGTTGCCGGCAAAAAGCTCGCGGGCGACGCGCGCGCTCGCGCCTATGCCGAAGCCGCGCAAAACGTGGCGCGCCCCGTCGCATTCGCCGTCGCCATCATCATGCTCGTCTACGTGCCGCTCCTCTTTTTGGAAGGCATCGAAGGCAAGATGTTCCGCCCCATGGCCTTGACCATGGCGTGCGCCCTCTTCGGCGCGCTCGTGTATTCGCTCGTGTTTTTCCCGGCCGTCCTCGTCACGCTCGTCCCGCCCGCTTCCGGCCACGGCCCGCGGTGGATGGAATGGATCACCGCGTACTACGAACGAAACGTCAAGCGCCTCGTCGCATGGCGATGGCCCCTCGTCGGCGCATCCGCCATCGCGCTCGTCGTCACGGGCATGGTCTTCGCCAAGTCAGGCGCCGAATTCGTCCCGCGCATTTTCGAAGGCGACGCCGTCGTCACCATTCGGCGTGCACCGAGCATTTCGCTCGAACAAGCCCTCGAGCTCGACTTCAAAGCGGAAAAAGTCCTGCACGAGTTCCCCGAGGTCGTCACGACGCTCGGAATGACCGGCCGCGCCGAAGTCGCCATCGATCCGGTGGGCAACGACAACACCGACATCCTCGTACGGTTGCGACCACCGAAAGAATGGAAAACGGCGGACAACTTCGACGACCTGTCGGCCGCCTTCAAGGATGCCATCGAGTCCAAGGTGCCAGGCACTTTTGTCTCCGTGTCGCAGCCCATCGAAGACCGGACGAACGAAATGATCAGCGGCTCGCGTGCCGACGTGTCCATCAAGATCGTCGGCACCGACGTCGAGGAGCTCGCCACGGTCGCCGATCAAATTGGCAACCGCATGAAGACCATCCGCGGCTCGGGCGACGTGCGCGTCGAACGCATTCTCGGGCAACCGGTCATCAGTGCAACGGCCGATCGGGCGCGCATGGCCAAGTACGGCGTCAAAGTCGAAGACGCATTCACGGTCATCGCGGCCGCACGCAAGGGCGTCCGCGTCGGCGACATCTACGAAGACCAACGCAAATTCGAATTGCGCGTGCTCAACCCCCTGCGCGAGCCCACGGCCGCCGCGCTCGGCGAGCTCTTCGTGGAAACCTCGAACGGCAAGAGCGTACCTTTGCGCGAGGTCGTCAAGCTGACCGAAGGTGACGGCGTAAGCTCCATCCGCCGTCAGGACCGCGAACGCACCGTCCGCGTCGACGTCAACCTACGCGGCCGGGACCTCATTTCCTGGGTCGCCGAGGCCAAGGAAGTGCTCGCGCGCGACGTTCCCTTGAAGACCGGTTATCGCGTCGAATGGGGCGGCCAATTCGAAAACTTCGAGCGAGCCCAAGCGCGCCTTGCGATCCTCGTCCCCGTCGTCGTCGCCATCATCTTCGGCATGCTCCTCTGGATGTTCCAAAATGTCCGGCTTGCCCTGTCCGTCTTCGTCATGGTCCCCCTCTCGCTCATCGGCGGCATGCTCGGCCTTCTTGCGCGCGGATTGCCGTTCAGTTTGTCCGCGGCGGTCGGCTTCATTGCCCTCGGTGGTGTCGCCGTCCTCAACGGTGTCGTGCTTGCCAGCGAAGTTCGCACGCGCCTTCTTGCTCGCCAACCGCTCGATGTCGCCGTCACCTCGGGCGCCGTTGCCGTCGTGCGCGCCGTGCTCACCACCGCAGCCGTCGCAGCTTTCGGATTCATGCCCATGGCCCTTGCCACCAGCGCCGGCGCCGAAGTCCAAAGGCCGCTCGCCACCGCCGTCATTTTCGGCATGTTCCTCGGCACCATCCTCACGCTCGCCGTCCTTCCGGGCGTCTTGCGCATCGCGCTTGCCGGCGATCGCCTCGAAGGACGCGCCGCCGATCCATCTCGAGCCGATGCCGATCCTGCCCCCGCCGCAGCGCGTTCCGCCGCACGCTGA
- the otsB gene encoding trehalose-phosphatase, with protein MKRILAANNCDVLAQFAWAQALIAFDFDGTLAPIVEDRDRAFMRPRTRMLLERVVDLYPTAIISGRSCADVVARLDGVPVKHIVGNHGLEPAGSMDAFEREVSAMVPVLHALLDHEQGVDIENKRYSLAIHYRRARRKKDVRAVIFAAIAQLQTPPRVTLGKLVINVIPANAPHKGDALVRLRDQERADVALYVGDDVTDEDVFELDQPGRLLCIRVGNSRKSAAPWYLRDQQEMDLLLEKLVELRARGRTA; from the coding sequence ATGAAACGAATACTTGCGGCGAACAATTGCGACGTCCTGGCGCAGTTCGCCTGGGCGCAGGCACTCATTGCGTTCGACTTCGACGGGACCCTCGCGCCCATCGTCGAAGACCGCGACCGCGCCTTCATGCGACCTCGCACCCGCATGCTCCTCGAACGAGTCGTCGACCTTTACCCGACGGCCATCATCTCCGGCCGGAGCTGCGCTGATGTCGTCGCCAGGCTCGATGGAGTTCCCGTCAAGCACATCGTCGGCAACCATGGCCTCGAGCCTGCCGGGTCGATGGACGCGTTCGAGCGCGAGGTTTCGGCGATGGTCCCCGTGCTTCACGCATTGCTCGATCACGAGCAAGGTGTGGACATCGAGAACAAGCGGTATTCGCTGGCCATTCATTACCGTCGAGCGCGGCGCAAGAAGGACGTGCGGGCGGTCATCTTCGCCGCCATTGCGCAATTACAAACGCCCCCGCGCGTGACGCTCGGCAAGCTCGTCATCAACGTCATTCCGGCCAATGCGCCGCACAAGGGCGACGCGCTCGTTCGATTACGTGACCAGGAACGAGCCGACGTTGCGCTCTACGTGGGGGACGACGTGACCGACGAAGACGTCTTCGAGCTCGACCAGCCGGGCCGATTGCTTTGCATACGCGTGGGCAATTCGCGCAAATCGGCCGCGCCTTGGTATTTGCGTGATCAACAGGAGATGGATTTGCTCTTGGAGAAGCTGGTCGAGCTGCGAGCGCGGGGGCGAACGGCGTGA
- a CDS encoding MarR family transcriptional regulator, whose amino-acid sequence MTHEKKVERLPLPPALDFLQGVWRLNHALEKASMRMEATLGVTAQQRLILRCVGKYPGMTSGQLASMLHLDPGTVSTSLGRLERKGLLDRRQDHRDKRRVILGLTAAGRALDKPMAETIEHTVDRLLATEDPHDIAVTRRVLDRLAELLAEEGEVA is encoded by the coding sequence GTGACACACGAAAAAAAGGTCGAACGGCTTCCTTTGCCTCCGGCGCTCGATTTTCTCCAAGGCGTCTGGCGTCTCAACCATGCGCTCGAAAAAGCATCCATGCGTATGGAAGCGACGCTTGGGGTCACGGCGCAGCAGCGGCTCATTCTTCGCTGTGTGGGCAAGTATCCGGGGATGACGTCGGGCCAGCTTGCGTCGATGTTGCACCTTGATCCGGGCACCGTTTCCACGTCGCTTGGCAGGCTCGAGCGCAAGGGGTTGCTCGATCGCAGGCAGGATCATCGAGACAAGCGTCGGGTCATCTTGGGATTGACCGCGGCGGGTCGTGCTTTGGACAAGCCCATGGCGGAGACCATCGAGCACACGGTCGATCGATTGCTTGCGACGGAGGATCCGCACGACATTGCGGTGACGCGCCGGGTGCTCGATCGATTGGCGGAGTTATTGGCGGAGGAGGGGGAGGTGGCGTGA
- a CDS encoding TIGR02452 family protein has protein sequence MSVHHSAQQILDVIAQGGYTTSAGKWVDIRALQAAAAAGTELFRPADLEALFVAKAGTGNAPRVDVVDATTQDAARTLAKEPGGVVLLNFASAKNPGGGFLGGARAQEEEVCRCSGLYHVLLTKPEYYETNRAERSALYTDCMIYSRDVPFFRTSAKAEWLDEPFVASVMTAPAPNAGALMQQKDKEGASKLRETFERRWRNVLLVAAARGHRTVLLGAWGCGAFRNDPNVAASTVAPWLTSPRFAGCFDKVVFAIPDGGRSGDNLVAFRRHFG, from the coding sequence ATGAGCGTTCATCATAGTGCACAACAGATCCTCGACGTCATCGCGCAGGGGGGATACACGACGTCCGCCGGCAAGTGGGTCGACATTCGCGCGCTGCAGGCAGCGGCCGCAGCGGGAACGGAGCTCTTTCGGCCCGCAGATCTGGAAGCTTTGTTCGTGGCCAAAGCTGGGACGGGCAATGCTCCGCGCGTCGATGTCGTGGATGCAACGACGCAGGACGCCGCTCGAACGCTCGCGAAAGAGCCTGGCGGTGTCGTGCTTTTGAATTTTGCGTCGGCGAAGAACCCGGGCGGTGGATTTTTGGGCGGCGCGCGAGCTCAAGAAGAGGAGGTCTGTCGGTGCAGCGGACTTTATCACGTGCTCTTGACGAAGCCCGAATATTACGAAACGAATAGGGCCGAGCGGTCCGCGCTGTACACCGATTGCATGATTTATTCGCGCGATGTACCGTTCTTTCGGACGAGCGCCAAGGCGGAATGGCTGGATGAGCCCTTCGTCGCGTCGGTCATGACGGCTCCGGCACCGAATGCAGGCGCGCTGATGCAACAAAAGGACAAGGAGGGTGCATCGAAATTGCGCGAGACGTTCGAGCGTCGGTGGAGGAACGTGCTTTTGGTCGCTGCGGCGCGAGGGCATCGCACGGTGCTGCTGGGAGCTTGGGGCTGCGGGGCTTTCCGGAATGATCCGAACGTCGCAGCGAGCACCGTGGCGCCATGGCTGACGTCGCCTCGGTTTGCCGGATGCTTCGACAAGGTGGTTTTTGCGATTCCGGATGGCGGCAGGAGTGGGGACAACTTGGTGGCGTTTCGGCGACACTTTGGGTAG
- a CDS encoding peptidoglycan DD-metalloendopeptidase family protein, protein MLRFYIANGSSGSRKKRSAGFASIWARLVMAIMVLFVSTTADALTTPIAGAVAFPPGVKLYLPFPAGSHIRLLSAYSPSGGSSLHADTNACCKANDYYALDLIYDDKPNAGKGEPVSAPLAGKVVRAGWATAGWANYGLRVILQHDLGDGHVYHSLYAHLDSIDVAIVDGATVTQGQMLGRLGQSCQGTLSCGSFSTPHLHWVIHRDSMVGGSGTGGSYGGNAVVPEPLDGAENLAKNQVITSTNAGQVVCGDGFCTGNETNASCPQDCPVCENVPPMGRTIDDTDLCAAKAGNPQYWYAGNGGHDGSHIWTHAVDAAMPDNYVIWKATFDEAGEYDVDVYVEPGSAGSKQAKYFVTHAGTTTEKVVDQSASDGWVPLGTFAFAQGGSQSVRLNDNTGEAFSLKRALVFDAVRFTRIGGGNASSSSSGAGGEGGASGSGGAAGEGGATGSGGSNGSSGNSGGSAGEGGSAQDPGSTDNGGSCNCRFAGQQNDGTTPMAAFIGAAIASAVARRKRR, encoded by the coding sequence ATGCTTCGATTCTACATCGCCAATGGTTCGAGCGGCTCCCGCAAAAAACGAAGCGCCGGTTTCGCCAGCATCTGGGCTCGGCTCGTCATGGCCATCATGGTACTCTTCGTCTCCACCACCGCGGACGCGCTCACCACGCCCATCGCCGGAGCCGTTGCATTCCCGCCCGGCGTCAAGCTGTATCTGCCCTTCCCCGCAGGCAGCCATATCCGACTGCTTTCGGCATACAGCCCATCCGGCGGGTCCAGCCTCCATGCCGATACGAATGCATGCTGCAAAGCCAACGATTATTATGCGCTCGATCTGATTTACGACGACAAGCCCAATGCCGGCAAAGGCGAACCCGTCTCGGCCCCCCTCGCAGGCAAGGTCGTACGCGCCGGTTGGGCAACGGCAGGATGGGCCAACTACGGCTTGCGCGTCATCCTGCAACACGACCTCGGCGATGGACACGTTTATCATAGCCTCTATGCGCACCTCGATTCCATCGACGTGGCCATCGTCGACGGCGCGACGGTCACGCAAGGGCAAATGCTCGGACGGCTCGGGCAATCATGCCAAGGTACGCTTTCGTGCGGGAGTTTTTCCACGCCGCACCTGCATTGGGTCATTCACCGCGACAGCATGGTCGGCGGCAGCGGCACCGGCGGCTCGTACGGTGGCAATGCCGTCGTGCCAGAACCGCTCGATGGCGCAGAAAACCTTGCCAAGAACCAAGTCATTACGTCGACGAACGCCGGCCAAGTCGTCTGCGGCGATGGGTTCTGCACCGGCAACGAGACGAATGCATCCTGCCCGCAAGATTGTCCCGTTTGCGAAAACGTTCCGCCCATGGGTCGCACCATCGACGATACTGATTTGTGCGCAGCCAAAGCCGGCAACCCGCAATACTGGTACGCCGGCAATGGTGGCCATGACGGCTCGCATATCTGGACGCACGCGGTCGATGCCGCGATGCCCGACAATTACGTCATTTGGAAAGCGACCTTCGACGAAGCCGGCGAATACGACGTCGACGTCTATGTGGAGCCTGGTTCCGCAGGAAGCAAACAAGCCAAATACTTCGTCACGCACGCGGGGACGACCACTGAAAAAGTCGTCGACCAAAGCGCATCGGACGGGTGGGTGCCCTTGGGAACCTTCGCGTTCGCTCAGGGAGGCAGTCAAAGCGTGAGATTGAACGATAACACGGGCGAGGCATTTTCATTGAAGCGCGCGCTCGTCTTCGATGCCGTCCGGTTCACTCGCATCGGCGGCGGCAATGCATCGAGCAGCAGCAGCGGCGCTGGCGGCGAAGGCGGCGCAAGCGGCAGCGGTGGCGCGGCAGGCGAAGGCGGCGCAACAGGCAGCGGCGGCTCGAACGGCAGCAGCGGCAACTCCGGCGGCTCGGCAGGCGAAGGCGGCAGCGCGCAGGATCCCGGTTCCACCGACAATGGCGGAAGCTGCAATTGCCGATTCGCCGGGCAACAGAATGACGGCACGACGCCCATGGCAGCATTCATCGGCGCAGCAATCGCAAGCGCCGTGGCGAGGAGAAAGCGCCGGTAG
- a CDS encoding SUMF1/EgtB/PvdO family nonheme iron enzyme, which produces MAAPDSVPATHKPYRLGCTIALVLGLLGAGCKDAERQPTKSAPSAAPSPSVDAPTKPAAASSCPDEMAPVANYCVDKYEAHLVRADAPDVVLPHFETPKPNVKIMARSRAGITPQGYVNRADAARACKAAQKRLCSAKEWYTACIGSSKTRYPYGETEIPNQCNTGKKHLMQHLFGVGVPYTYLNHYNSPRLHKQPGFLATSGEYATCVNDYGIYDMVGNLHEWVADDVSMRLLDEVPLEHGPKLLGADGSGVFMGGYFSSQGEHGKGCTYATATHAPDYHDYSTGFRCCSNIPE; this is translated from the coding sequence ATGGCCGCCCCCGACAGCGTCCCGGCGACACATAAGCCCTACCGGCTCGGGTGCACCATTGCGCTGGTGCTCGGCTTGCTCGGCGCCGGCTGCAAAGATGCCGAACGTCAGCCAACGAAAAGCGCGCCCTCCGCGGCGCCCTCGCCCTCCGTCGATGCGCCCACGAAGCCCGCTGCAGCTTCGTCATGCCCTGACGAAATGGCCCCCGTTGCAAACTACTGCGTCGACAAGTACGAAGCGCATCTCGTCCGAGCCGATGCGCCGGACGTCGTGCTCCCTCATTTCGAAACCCCAAAACCCAACGTGAAAATCATGGCCCGCTCGCGCGCGGGAATCACCCCCCAGGGATACGTCAATCGCGCCGACGCAGCGCGCGCGTGCAAGGCTGCCCAAAAACGTCTTTGCTCGGCCAAAGAATGGTACACCGCCTGCATCGGCAGCAGCAAGACTCGATATCCCTACGGCGAAACGGAAATCCCCAATCAATGCAATACCGGCAAGAAGCATTTGATGCAGCACTTGTTCGGCGTCGGCGTCCCGTACACGTACCTCAACCATTACAACAGCCCGCGATTGCACAAGCAGCCCGGGTTTCTAGCAACATCCGGCGAATACGCGACCTGCGTCAACGATTACGGCATTTACGACATGGTCGGCAACCTCCATGAATGGGTCGCCGACGACGTCTCCATGCGCCTGCTCGATGAAGTACCCCTCGAACACGGCCCCAAATTGCTCGGCGCCGACGGCAGTGGAGTCTTCATGGGCGGCTATTTCAGCTCCCAAGGCGAACATGGCAAAGGTTGCACCTATGCGACCGCAACCCACGCGCCCGATTATCACGATTATTCCACAGGGTTTCGCTGCTGCTCGAACATCCCCGAATGA
- a CDS encoding DUF488 domain-containing protein, which yields MPHAKPTATVRIKRAYDAPEAADGYRVLVDRLWPRGVRKDDLAIDDWLKDVAPSDQLRRWFGHDPDRWDEFVARYGDELCQEPAAGLVNDIAQRAKSGPVTLVYGAKDELHNQAVVLRDIINQRLQPVRERTSRLPDISSHRTPRSRYTRSTHGRPRQRPGDT from the coding sequence ATGCCCCACGCGAAACCCACAGCAACCGTACGCATCAAACGCGCATACGATGCCCCCGAAGCCGCCGATGGCTACCGCGTCCTCGTGGATCGCCTCTGGCCGCGCGGCGTGCGCAAGGACGACCTCGCCATTGACGACTGGTTGAAAGACGTAGCCCCCAGCGACCAGCTCCGCCGATGGTTCGGTCACGACCCCGACCGATGGGACGAGTTCGTTGCCCGCTATGGCGACGAGCTTTGCCAAGAGCCTGCGGCGGGCCTCGTGAACGACATCGCCCAGCGCGCAAAGAGCGGTCCGGTCACGCTCGTGTACGGCGCCAAGGACGAGCTTCACAACCAGGCCGTCGTGCTCCGAGACATCATCAACCAGCGGCTGCAACCCGTCCGCGAGCGAACGTCGCGTTTGCCCGATATTTCCTCACATAGAACGCCTCGATCGCGATACACTCGGTCAACTCATGGCCGCCCCCGACAGCGTCCCGGCGACACATAA